The nucleotide window AGATTAACTCTGAGTTTTACAGAGGCTCAATATTTTCAACAATGCTTACCACAGAAAAAACATCAACTCCTCTTTTCTGGATTCCTTGGTTTCAAAGCTTGCATCATACAAAGCATAGCGACAATCTTTCTCAGGAAGCATCCCCACGAAATGCTTGAAAGGATCGGTTATGGTTACACCAACATCTCCAACTAAGATCTCTTTGCCTTCTTCTACAATGATGCACTTTTTGTCTGCACTGAGACAAAAAATGacagccttctttcttttcttgatttcttctggTGTGGAGCACTTCCGAACTTTCATGTCATAAAAAATGCGACATACTTCATCAGCAACTTGCACTCCTGAAGCCTAGAATGAGAGGggagaagaaaatctgaaagaggCTCACAATTTTTATCATGCCAAATAAAAAACACTATGAAACTTCTGATTATAGACTGgcatacacttaaaaatttgtaaGGTGTATTTATCACCTAAtaaggaaaactagaaaatctgagctgctggagttcctgctgtggctcatcgagttaagaacccgactagtatccatgaggacgctggttcaatccctggcctcgctcagtgggttaaagacccttcactgccataagctgcggtgcaggtcacacatgtagcttggatcctgcgttgctatggcctcagctacagctctgattcaacccctagcctgggaaactttcatatgccacaggtgcaaccgtaaaaagaatttaaaaggagGGGGGGACCCTGAGTTGCAGACACTGATTTCAGTCATTGGAATCTGTCACCATCCTGCAGAAATAAGTAAAGATTCAGCTGTAACAGGCCCTCCAGCCCTAAACATGGAAGACAGTGCTTCCTGGCATTGGACTGTTTTCTTCCTATAGAGGTTGCTCAGAGCCCTGACTAGGGTATAGTCATCTCTCCAGTTAGGGTGTTAATAATACCCCCACCTTCTTTTCACAACGTGTAACAGGTGGCCAGAGTGGCTGAAAAACCCCACTCCTACAgtgtatatttttctaataaaagaagaattaaaaggtCTTTGTACTACCTAAACGTCAAAATTTTATGATTAATATCCAGTAACACATTAGTCATACACCTTTAAAATCTccaagttttaaattaaaattagaataaataagagtgctagggagttcccattgtggctcagcagtaacaaacccaactggtatccacaaggccaaagtttgatccctggccccgcttagtgggttaaggatccagcagtaccatgtgctgtggtataggtcgaagatatagcttagatctggtgtggctgtggcatacgctggcagctgtagctctgattccacccctagcctgggaatttccatatgccacaggtgtggccgtaaaaagaaatgATTGTTAGGAGACTATATCTTAATtgcttccacacacacacaaaatataattaTGTGATGTAATAGAGGTGTGCGATCATATTGCAACATATAAACGTATCAAAAATCAACACTGTGTAAGCCTTAAGCTTACATATGTCGATTATATAAATAAGATTTACTGCTGTAAAAGAggcttaatttaaaattatactgaccagaaaaaataaacttttaccaTGTTATACTTGCTATTTGAAATGAGGAAGCAGTTACACAAGATCTTGATAGTAAAAGCTATAAAACCAATTTCTGATCTCTTCATCCTCTTTAACGAATGTGCTACTTCCATAACTTTACaatatctcttattttttatgtttcatgAACTACTTTGGTTTGCATATTAGCTTTTCTAAAGCAAGAATTATgaacttaagaaaatttaaatactaaACAATGCCAAGATATTAATGACACTCAAAATTAACATCATGGGGAATCTGATTGTTATTTCCTGCTACCATGACACTCAAAGCTGCCCTGTTTCCTCCTTGAGGCCTGatccttctctttgtctttggattcTACCACATGTCCCTCTACAACACTGCTTTTGGTTTAAGTCACCCAGAGTTAACTTTTGTTCCTTTAGTCTAAATAGCTCTAACAGGTACAGTAGTACCACATTGCTTTGGGCAGTTTTCACATACTATGTAAATACTAATGTACATTTGCTAGTTTgtggagaaaaagacaaactgGAGACAGATTTAAACAGTCAATAAAAAGT belongs to Phacochoerus africanus isolate WHEZ1 chromosome 3, ROS_Pafr_v1, whole genome shotgun sequence and includes:
- the DSTN gene encoding destrin, yielding MASGVQVADEVCRIFYDMKVRKCSTPEEIKKRKKAVIFCLSADKKCIIVEEGKEILVGDVGVTITDPFKHFVGMLPEKDCRYALYDASFETKESRKEELMFFLWAPELAPLKSKMIYASSKDAIKKKFQGIKHECQANGPEDLNRACIAEKLGGSLIVAFEGCPV